The Spartinivicinus poritis genome contains a region encoding:
- a CDS encoding ParA family protein, with protein MKIIAVYSIKGGVGKTAAAVNLAYEASQAGYQTLLCDLDPQGASSFYFRVSASKKQKSKWFFSQSYKLFQHIKASDYPLLDILPAKLSYRHFDIKLGAFKKSPQKQIAKLLKPLKKYYDVIFLDCPPSISLLSENVFHTADIIMVPVIPTTLSERTLNQLVNFFQEKSLDKSKIHPFFSMAQASKKLHQQSEARIKTRFNSIISQSIPFCAEIENMGIHQKPVAAFAPKKSGAIAYQTLWKKIESYYFT; from the coding sequence ATGAAGATAATAGCGGTTTACAGTATTAAAGGAGGCGTAGGCAAAACAGCTGCGGCAGTCAACTTAGCCTATGAAGCTAGCCAGGCTGGCTATCAAACACTGCTATGCGATTTAGATCCTCAAGGTGCGTCTTCTTTTTATTTTCGAGTAAGTGCATCAAAAAAACAAAAAAGCAAATGGTTTTTCAGCCAGTCTTATAAACTATTTCAACATATCAAAGCTTCGGACTATCCATTACTGGACATTTTGCCTGCCAAACTATCCTATCGACACTTTGATATCAAACTAGGTGCATTTAAAAAGTCACCACAAAAACAAATAGCAAAATTATTAAAACCTTTAAAGAAGTACTATGATGTCATTTTTCTCGACTGTCCACCCAGCATCAGTCTATTATCTGAAAATGTATTTCATACTGCAGACATTATTATGGTCCCTGTTATCCCCACGACTTTATCTGAGCGCACCCTAAATCAGCTAGTCAATTTTTTCCAGGAAAAATCATTAGATAAAAGTAAAATTCACCCTTTCTTTTCTATGGCTCAAGCATCCAAAAAACTACACCAACAGTCTGAAGCTAGGATAAAAACTCGCTTTAATAGCATTATTAGCCAATCTATCCCTTTTTGTGCGGAAATTGAAAACATGGGTATTCACCAGAAACCTGTGGCTGCTTTTGCACCTAAAAAGTCTGGAGCAATTGCTTATCAAACGCTTTGGAAAAAAATTGAGTCCTATTATTTTACTTGA
- a CDS encoding homoserine dehydrogenase translates to MKPVKVGICGLGTVGSGTFNVLQRNAEEIARRLGRALVIEQVGARRDNPACNLSSINITRDIFEVAKNPAIDIVVELIGGYDTAKELVLTAIQHSKHVVTANKALIAEHGNEIFAAAAEKGVIVAYEAAVAGGIPVIKAIREGLAANRINTIAGIINGTGNFILTAMAKEKREFADVLAEAQALGYAEADPTFDVEGIDAAHKLTILASIAFGVPLQFKAAYTEGISQITPEDLAHAKELGYQIKHLGIARRKSDGIELRVHPTLIPDTKLIAKVDGVMNAVMVDADAVGPTMYYGPGAGAEPTASAVVADIVDVARSIDSVSSVVAPLAFHPEAIDDTKILDIEEVESAYYLRMQAADHPGVMANITRILSDLNINIEAINQKEVPEGEQFADIFMLTREVREKDMKAAIDSIQALADVSGEVVTIRMDHLNH, encoded by the coding sequence TTGAAGCCCGTAAAAGTAGGAATATGTGGGTTAGGTACCGTGGGTAGCGGTACATTCAATGTGTTACAACGCAATGCGGAAGAAATTGCGCGTCGCCTTGGTCGAGCGCTTGTAATTGAGCAGGTGGGAGCAAGACGGGATAATCCTGCTTGTAATCTTTCGTCCATCAATATAACTCGTGATATTTTTGAGGTTGCCAAGAACCCTGCCATAGATATTGTGGTTGAGTTAATTGGGGGGTATGACACCGCAAAAGAGCTGGTATTAACGGCTATTCAACATAGTAAACATGTGGTAACAGCTAATAAGGCGTTGATAGCTGAGCATGGTAATGAAATCTTTGCAGCTGCAGCAGAAAAGGGAGTTATTGTCGCATATGAGGCTGCGGTAGCGGGTGGAATTCCTGTAATTAAGGCCATTCGTGAAGGGCTAGCAGCTAATCGGATTAATACCATTGCTGGCATTATCAATGGTACAGGTAACTTTATTCTGACTGCTATGGCAAAGGAAAAGCGAGAGTTTGCAGATGTTTTGGCTGAAGCCCAAGCGTTAGGCTATGCAGAAGCTGACCCGACATTTGATGTAGAAGGTATTGACGCTGCACATAAGTTAACTATTTTGGCATCCATTGCATTTGGTGTTCCACTTCAGTTTAAGGCGGCTTATACCGAAGGCATTAGCCAGATTACTCCAGAAGATTTAGCTCATGCCAAGGAGCTTGGTTATCAAATCAAACATCTGGGAATTGCCAGACGCAAGTCAGATGGTATTGAGCTAAGAGTACACCCAACGTTGATTCCTGATACAAAGTTAATTGCCAAAGTTGATGGGGTAATGAATGCGGTGATGGTCGATGCCGATGCCGTTGGGCCAACTATGTATTATGGTCCCGGTGCTGGTGCAGAGCCTACCGCTTCTGCTGTAGTAGCAGATATTGTCGATGTGGCTCGCTCAATCGATTCAGTATCTTCGGTAGTTGCCCCTTTAGCATTTCATCCAGAAGCAATTGATGACACTAAAATTCTTGATATTGAAGAAGTGGAGTCTGCTTACTACTTAAGAATGCAGGCAGCAGACCACCCAGGTGTGATGGCAAACATTACCCGTATTCTTAGTGATTTAAATATTAATATTGAAGCGATTAATCAAAAAGAAGTGCCTGAAGGTGAGCAGTTTGCCGATATCTTTATGCTAACCAGAGAAGTACGAGAAAAAGACATGAAGGCAGCAATTGACTCTATTCAAGCACTAGCTGATGTGTCGGGTGAGGTCGTTACTATTCGGATGGATCACCTAAATCATTGA
- the thrC gene encoding threonine synthase codes for MKYISTRGQAPALNFEDVLLAGLASDGGLYVPETLPKFLPEQIAEWASLNYAELAEQVITPFVADSIPTQDLHKIIQDTYASFSHTAIAPMQQLAANEWVMELFHGPTLAFKDFALQLLGRLLDYVLAKRDERAVIVGATSGDTGSAAIEGCRPCENVDIFIMHPHNRVSEVQRRQMTTVISDNVFNLAIDGNFDDCQAMVKTCFANQNFLQNKARLVAVNSINWARIMAQVVYYFYAAIHLGAPHRSVSFSVPTGNFGDIFAGYIARQMGLPINQLVVATNRNDILHRFISGNQYAKEQLHPTLSPSMDIMISSNFERLLFDLHGRDGQAIATLMEQFNVQGTMSIEPYRWEQAQQLFSSCRVSDEETVATIKQVYAETGYLLDPHTAIGVKAARRCRNSQVNPMITLATAHPVKFPDAIVQAGLASPELPHHLTDLFERQEHYQVLENKLTDVQQYIQTHGRFFK; via the coding sequence GTGAAGTATATAAGTACCCGTGGGCAGGCGCCTGCGTTGAACTTTGAGGATGTCTTACTGGCGGGACTAGCTAGTGATGGTGGTCTGTATGTGCCGGAAACCTTGCCTAAATTTTTACCTGAGCAAATAGCAGAGTGGGCAAGTTTAAATTATGCGGAACTTGCTGAACAAGTTATTACCCCTTTTGTTGCCGATAGCATTCCTACTCAAGATTTACACAAGATTATTCAAGACACTTATGCCAGTTTTAGTCATACGGCGATAGCCCCTATGCAACAATTGGCGGCTAATGAGTGGGTGATGGAGTTATTTCATGGTCCTACTTTGGCGTTTAAAGATTTTGCTCTGCAATTATTGGGTCGACTACTAGATTACGTGCTTGCTAAGCGTGATGAGCGAGCAGTGATTGTTGGTGCTACGTCTGGAGATACAGGCTCTGCTGCAATTGAAGGATGCCGCCCTTGTGAAAATGTCGATATTTTTATTATGCATCCTCATAATCGTGTGTCAGAAGTTCAGCGCCGGCAAATGACCACAGTTATTAGCGATAATGTTTTTAATTTGGCTATTGACGGTAATTTTGACGACTGCCAGGCCATGGTTAAAACCTGTTTTGCTAACCAAAACTTTTTGCAAAACAAAGCGCGCTTGGTTGCAGTGAACTCGATTAACTGGGCCAGAATTATGGCGCAAGTGGTGTACTATTTTTATGCTGCAATTCATTTAGGAGCCCCACATCGTAGTGTTAGTTTTTCTGTGCCAACTGGCAACTTTGGTGATATTTTCGCAGGCTATATTGCCAGACAGATGGGCTTACCAATTAATCAGCTAGTCGTGGCCACTAACCGCAATGATATATTGCACCGGTTTATCAGTGGTAATCAGTATGCTAAAGAGCAGCTGCATCCAACCTTATCGCCTAGTATGGATATTATGATTTCCAGCAATTTTGAACGTTTACTGTTTGATTTGCATGGTCGTGATGGGCAAGCAATTGCAACTCTAATGGAGCAGTTTAACGTACAAGGCACTATGAGTATTGAGCCTTACCGCTGGGAACAAGCACAACAGTTGTTCAGTAGTTGCCGGGTATCAGATGAAGAGACAGTTGCTACCATTAAACAGGTTTATGCTGAAACAGGTTACTTACTAGATCCTCATACCGCAATAGGCGTAAAAGCAGCTCGACGTTGTCGAAATAGCCAAGTCAACCCAATGATAACGTTGGCAACGGCACATCCAGTGAAATTTCCTGATGCTATTGTTCAAGCTGGTTTGGCTAGCCCTGAGCTACCTCATCACTTAACCGATTTATTTGAGCGGCAAGAACACTATCAGGTGCTGGAAAATAAACTGACAGATGTACAGCAGTATATCCAAACTCACGGGCGTTTTTTTAAATAA
- the rplS gene encoding 50S ribosomal protein L19: MSKNKIIQQIENEQMNKEIPAFGPGDTVIVQVKVKEGNRERLQAFEGVVIGKRNRGLNSSFTVRKISNGVGVERAFQTYSPLVDSITVKRRGDVRKAKLYYLRERSGKAARIKEKLS, from the coding sequence ATGAGCAAAAACAAGATTATTCAGCAAATTGAAAATGAGCAAATGAACAAAGAAATCCCTGCCTTTGGGCCAGGTGATACAGTCATTGTTCAGGTAAAAGTAAAAGAAGGTAACCGTGAGCGTTTACAGGCCTTTGAAGGGGTTGTGATTGGTAAGCGTAATCGTGGTCTGAACTCTTCTTTCACTGTTCGTAAAATTTCCAATGGGGTAGGAGTTGAGCGTGCGTTTCAAACTTATAGCCCGTTGGTAGACAGCATTACCGTTAAGCGTCGTGGTGATGTACGTAAAGCGAAGCTTTACTACTTGCGTGAGCGCTCTGGTAAAGCAGCAAGAATTAAAGAAAAACTTTCCTAG
- the trmD gene encoding tRNA (guanosine(37)-N1)-methyltransferase TrmD codes for MWFGVVSLFPEMFNAITEYGVTGRAVKQGLLEVAFWNPRSFTHDKHQTVDDRPYGGGPGMLMKVQPLRDAIYAAKQAAGTEAKVIYMSPQGRQLTQQGVMELAQNDKLIIVAGRYEGIDERIVETEIDEEWSVGDYVLSGGEIAAMTLIDAVSRFVPGTLGHKNSALEDSFAEGLLDCPHFTRPEQVAGLQVPPVLLSGNHEMIRQWRLKQSLGRTWLRRPDLLAKHQLDDEQQALLAEFQQEYQANQTQ; via the coding sequence GTGTGGTTTGGGGTTGTTTCCCTCTTCCCTGAGATGTTCAATGCCATTACTGAGTATGGCGTAACAGGAAGAGCGGTAAAACAAGGTTTACTTGAGGTGGCATTTTGGAATCCAAGAAGCTTTACTCATGATAAACACCAAACAGTGGATGACCGACCTTATGGCGGTGGTCCCGGCATGTTGATGAAAGTTCAACCTCTGCGTGATGCCATCTATGCAGCAAAGCAGGCTGCTGGAACTGAGGCTAAGGTGATTTACATGTCCCCTCAGGGACGCCAACTAACCCAACAAGGGGTTATGGAGTTGGCACAAAATGACAAACTCATCATAGTCGCAGGGCGATATGAAGGTATTGATGAGCGCATAGTCGAAACCGAAATTGATGAAGAATGGTCGGTGGGTGACTATGTCTTAAGTGGTGGTGAAATTGCTGCCATGACGCTAATTGATGCGGTCTCACGCTTTGTCCCGGGCACTCTAGGTCACAAGAATTCCGCTTTGGAAGACTCTTTTGCAGAAGGTTTACTTGATTGTCCTCATTTTACTCGGCCAGAACAGGTGGCAGGGTTGCAGGTTCCACCAGTATTACTGAGTGGCAACCATGAAATGATAAGGCAATGGCGACTGAAACAGTCGTTGGGAAGAACCTGGTTAAGACGTCCTGATTTATTAGCAAAACATCAACTTGATGATGAGCAACAGGCGTTACTTGCTGAGTTTCAGCAGGAATATCAGGCTAACCAAACGCAATAA
- a CDS encoding alpha/beta hydrolase: protein MNQQLINKRRILRFLLSPITLCLIILFILPSAMPANYWLTRQFFYPDSHYRLTPAQLGIEYETITLQPSPGNTLKNWLLKPKDTPKATILFLHGNAQNISTHIHSVAWLVEHNYQLFMLDYRGYGKSTGSPIMPEVLEDVAAASQWLQQHTSSPYFLMGQSLGAALAINHAATSNTQFNAIIIDAPFTGFRTIAQDVLSANWLTWALQYPLSRLIPDEYEPINQLTKITHSPPILVFHSQDDEVIPYYHGKRLVESCPDNCRLITTKGPHIATFSYNQHRQMLLDFLDQNLQNK, encoded by the coding sequence ATGAACCAACAGCTAATCAACAAACGTCGTATTTTGCGGTTTCTCTTATCGCCCATTACCCTGTGCTTAATAATACTATTCATTTTACCCTCTGCTATGCCTGCTAATTACTGGTTAACCCGACAGTTTTTTTATCCTGATAGCCATTATCGACTTACTCCTGCTCAATTAGGCATTGAGTACGAAACCATCACTTTACAGCCTTCGCCAGGCAATACTCTCAAAAACTGGCTGCTCAAACCAAAAGATACACCCAAGGCTACTATTTTATTTTTACATGGTAATGCTCAAAACATCAGTACCCATATTCATAGCGTTGCCTGGCTAGTTGAGCACAACTATCAACTTTTTATGCTAGATTACCGTGGTTATGGTAAGTCGACAGGCAGCCCAATTATGCCAGAGGTACTTGAAGATGTGGCTGCTGCCAGTCAGTGGCTCCAACAGCATACTTCTTCTCCTTATTTTTTAATGGGGCAAAGCCTTGGTGCTGCTTTAGCTATTAATCATGCTGCTACCAGCAACACTCAATTTAATGCAATTATTATTGATGCACCTTTTACTGGCTTTCGCACTATTGCTCAGGATGTATTAAGCGCAAACTGGTTAACTTGGGCTTTACAATATCCACTTTCACGCCTGATACCCGACGAGTATGAACCTATTAACCAATTGACTAAAATCACCCACTCGCCTCCCATCCTAGTTTTTCACAGTCAAGATGATGAAGTAATTCCTTATTATCATGGAAAGCGCTTAGTAGAGTCCTGCCCAGACAACTGTCGATTAATTACAACCAAAGGCCCCCATATTGCCACTTTTAGCTATAACCAACACCGCCAAATGCTATTGGATTTTCTTGACCAAAACCTGCAAAATAAATAG
- a CDS encoding CHAD domain-containing protein: protein MTLLAQSLAKPVVSYWQLPSRKNPQSAVRLIKKQFPNVCHSQTTQSISLYDAFGWPLWFDNTMLYQSDSQLILAPKGCFAYESLIASCTVNNLNGHSQPLEISQLPSGILKNKVKPLVKLRALQQMATLTCDSHTIKMINSDQKMVCKAIIYILSDQRNSTTNIEYLELQPLRGFNEEAQQFTQFLEQHFTTIAEPPLIDYWDKNKFTPQPYSIKPHFTIQPETPTREVVLNMVNTMLALAQQNEQGVINDIDTEYLHDYRVAIRKIRSLLSLIRQVFPKTETKQLKQQLKELAQKTNLLRDLDVYLLAKDELKAQLPIQLQPGLDKLFQTFADLRKTECKSIVQHLQSKTYQDTLTTIKNILKACKKAAKTKNSHKPITKIATQEIHNKYQLICHNGSLLTATTDDEAFHDLRLECKKLRYLLELFADLMDTTTNKQAVSSLKKLQDKLGHFNDLSVQQEKLLSYLDGNNIDSLEAAAIGGLVSVMRRQQTSLKAEIISQLNDFCSFPTHNKFNQLFQKVSQQ from the coding sequence ATGACACTCTTAGCCCAGTCGTTGGCTAAACCTGTCGTATCTTATTGGCAGTTACCTAGCCGAAAAAACCCGCAATCTGCCGTACGCTTAATAAAGAAGCAATTTCCAAATGTTTGTCACTCTCAGACAACTCAATCAATCTCTTTGTATGACGCTTTTGGTTGGCCCCTTTGGTTTGACAATACAATGCTGTACCAAAGCGACAGCCAACTCATTCTTGCTCCAAAAGGCTGTTTTGCCTACGAAAGCTTAATTGCAAGCTGCACTGTAAACAACCTTAACGGCCATAGTCAGCCGCTGGAGATAAGCCAGCTACCCAGTGGCATACTGAAAAATAAAGTAAAACCTCTTGTTAAGCTTAGAGCTTTGCAACAAATGGCTACCTTAACCTGTGACAGCCATACCATCAAAATGATTAACTCAGACCAAAAAATGGTTTGTAAAGCAATTATCTATATTTTATCAGACCAGCGTAACAGCACTACAAATATAGAGTATTTAGAGTTGCAACCGTTAAGAGGCTTTAATGAAGAGGCTCAACAGTTTACTCAGTTTTTAGAACAACACTTCACAACTATTGCAGAACCACCCCTCATTGATTATTGGGATAAGAATAAATTCACCCCTCAGCCTTACAGCATCAAGCCGCATTTCACTATCCAACCAGAAACGCCTACTCGCGAAGTAGTACTTAATATGGTTAATACCATGCTGGCGCTTGCCCAGCAAAATGAACAAGGTGTAATTAATGATATAGATACTGAGTATCTACATGACTACCGAGTAGCCATCCGTAAAATCCGCTCCTTACTAAGTTTAATCAGGCAGGTATTTCCCAAAACTGAAACCAAACAGTTAAAACAACAACTCAAGGAGCTTGCTCAAAAAACTAATTTATTAAGAGACCTGGATGTATACTTGCTTGCTAAAGATGAGCTAAAAGCTCAACTACCCATTCAACTACAACCAGGATTAGATAAATTATTTCAAACCTTTGCTGATTTACGTAAAACTGAATGTAAAAGCATTGTTCAACACCTACAAAGTAAAACCTATCAAGACACGCTAACTACAATTAAAAACATACTAAAAGCCTGCAAAAAAGCAGCAAAAACCAAGAATAGTCATAAGCCCATCACCAAAATAGCGACACAAGAAATCCACAATAAGTATCAACTGATTTGCCATAATGGTAGCTTATTAACAGCCACAACAGATGATGAAGCATTCCATGACTTACGGCTAGAATGCAAAAAGCTCCGCTACTTACTAGAACTCTTTGCTGACTTAATGGACACAACCACCAATAAACAAGCTGTTAGTAGTTTAAAAAAGCTCCAAGACAAACTGGGTCACTTCAATGATTTATCCGTTCAACAAGAAAAACTTTTATCTTATTTAGATGGCAATAATATCGACTCACTTGAAGCAGCTGCCATTGGCGGGCTAGTTAGTGTCATGCGTCGACAGCAAACGTCCTTAAAAGCAGAGATAATCAGTCAACTCAATGATTTCTGTTCATTTCCCACTCATAACAAGTTTAATCAGCTCTTTCAAAAGGTCAGTCAACAATGA
- the rpsP gene encoding 30S ribosomal protein S16 encodes MVTIRLARGGSKKRPFYHLTVTDARNSRDGRFIERVGFFNPVARGQEERLRVDSERVEYWLSKGAQTTDRVAKLLAEASKQAGQAA; translated from the coding sequence ATGGTAACAATTCGTTTAGCACGTGGTGGCTCTAAAAAGCGCCCGTTCTATCACTTAACTGTGACTGATGCACGTAACTCTCGTGATGGTCGCTTTATTGAGCGAGTAGGTTTTTTTAACCCAGTTGCTCGTGGTCAAGAAGAGCGTTTACGTGTTGATAGTGAGCGTGTTGAGTACTGGTTAAGCAAAGGTGCTCAAACTACTGATCGTGTGGCTAAGTTATTAGCTGAAGCTAGTAAGCAAGCTGGTCAAGCGGCTTAA
- the rimM gene encoding ribosome maturation factor RimM (Essential for efficient processing of 16S rRNA) has translation MAVTGNINQNDLLALGRISSVYGVRGWVKVYSYTDPMDNIFGYSRWLLKQKGQLQEIAVVQGKKHGKGLVAHLEGCDDREVAQQYCGAEVFIRKDQLPSLVEGEYYWHQLEGLRVIAIATDEYQQTDLGRVTRLMATGANDVLVVKGDKQSVDQRERLIPFLPDQVIESICLEAGEIRIDWDPEF, from the coding sequence ATGGCAGTAACGGGTAATATCAACCAAAACGACTTGTTGGCACTGGGGCGTATTTCTTCAGTGTACGGTGTGCGTGGCTGGGTTAAGGTTTACTCTTATACTGACCCGATGGATAACATTTTTGGTTATTCACGTTGGCTCCTCAAACAAAAAGGGCAGCTCCAAGAGATTGCAGTTGTTCAAGGCAAAAAGCATGGTAAAGGCCTGGTTGCACACTTAGAAGGGTGTGATGATAGGGAGGTGGCACAGCAATATTGTGGTGCAGAAGTGTTCATTCGTAAAGATCAACTGCCTAGCTTAGTTGAGGGCGAGTATTACTGGCATCAACTGGAAGGTTTGCGGGTTATTGCAATTGCTACAGATGAGTATCAACAAACAGACCTTGGTCGAGTCACTAGACTAATGGCCACAGGTGCAAATGATGTTTTAGTAGTGAAGGGCGACAAACAAAGCGTTGATCAACGTGAACGACTGATTCCTTTCTTACCCGATCAGGTGATTGAGTCGATCTGTTTAGAAGCAGGTGAAATACGGATCGATTGGGATCCGGAGTTTTAA
- the xerD gene encoding site-specific tyrosine recombinase XerD, translating to MATIQADQLINQFLDHLWLERGTSQNTLTAYRSDLSGFVSWLESKQLLLATSDHIQAYLQHRLHAGYNKRSQARCLSVLRRFYRYLLLQQLREDDPTQHIAMPKLGRYLPKSLSEEQVEALLEAPDLSTLVGQRDKAMLELLYSSGLRVSELVGLTVHQLSLNRGALRVVGKGKKERLIPVGEEAQDWLESYLANGRSHLVGSASCEVLFPSTRGTAMTRQTFWYRVKKYTVLAGITIEVSPHTLRHAFATHLLNHGANLRAVQMMLGHSDLSTTQIYTYVAQHRLQQLYKEHHPRA from the coding sequence ATGGCAACAATACAAGCAGACCAGTTAATTAATCAGTTTCTAGATCACTTATGGTTAGAAAGAGGGACTAGCCAAAATACCTTAACTGCTTATCGGAGTGACTTGTCTGGGTTTGTAAGCTGGCTTGAGTCTAAGCAGCTGCTATTAGCAACGTCTGATCATATTCAGGCCTACCTTCAGCACCGGTTGCATGCGGGCTACAATAAACGTTCTCAAGCTCGTTGTTTATCTGTGTTGCGTCGCTTTTATCGGTATCTATTATTGCAGCAGTTACGAGAGGATGACCCAACCCAACATATTGCAATGCCAAAACTGGGCCGTTATTTACCGAAGTCGTTGTCTGAAGAACAGGTTGAAGCATTGCTCGAAGCCCCGGATTTGTCGACTTTAGTAGGGCAGCGAGACAAAGCTATGTTAGAGCTTTTATATAGTAGTGGGCTTCGGGTATCGGAGCTGGTGGGGTTAACCGTACATCAGTTAAGTCTTAATCGTGGAGCTTTGCGAGTGGTTGGTAAGGGCAAAAAAGAGCGGTTGATTCCAGTAGGAGAAGAAGCACAAGATTGGCTTGAAAGTTATCTAGCAAATGGCCGGTCCCACTTAGTGGGAAGTGCTAGCTGTGAAGTACTGTTTCCTTCGACGCGTGGTACTGCAATGACCAGACAAACGTTCTGGTACCGAGTAAAAAAATATACAGTATTGGCAGGAATTACCATTGAAGTTTCTCCACATACGCTACGTCATGCCTTTGCTACGCATTTACTCAATCATGGCGCAAACCTAAGGGCAGTACAGATGATGCTTGGGCACAGTGATTTGTCTACTACGCAAATTTATACTTATGTTGCGCAGCATCGATTGCAACAGCTTTATAAAGAACACCACCCAAGAGCCTAG
- a CDS encoding DsbC family protein: MTPFRKLALGATIALVASSAIAASPEEAIKAKLSKLGGKVTIDRITETPVKGVYEVQFSGGQLVYSSADGGYLFRGDLLKIDGNKWTNLTEQARSKALAKVIDGVPKEKMVVFSPEGKAKSHVTVFTDVDCGYCRKLHTEVPELNKMGIEVRYLAFPRGGKQSPAYSIMENVWCAKDPKDAMTKAKKGQKVAGKKCDNPVEEQYKLGLQVGVSGTPALVLADGRLIPGYQPAENLAKLLGVKNK; encoded by the coding sequence ATGACTCCCTTTCGTAAATTAGCCCTTGGAGCAACAATTGCTTTAGTGGCAAGCTCAGCGATAGCGGCTTCTCCTGAGGAAGCGATTAAAGCCAAGTTAAGTAAGCTGGGTGGTAAAGTGACAATAGACCGAATTACTGAAACGCCAGTGAAAGGGGTCTACGAAGTACAGTTTTCTGGTGGCCAGCTAGTTTACTCAAGTGCTGATGGTGGCTATCTGTTTCGTGGCGATCTGTTAAAGATTGACGGCAATAAATGGACAAACTTAACTGAGCAGGCTCGAAGCAAGGCGCTAGCCAAGGTAATTGATGGTGTACCAAAAGAGAAGATGGTAGTTTTTTCTCCAGAGGGTAAGGCCAAGTCTCATGTCACTGTATTCACGGATGTCGACTGTGGCTACTGTCGTAAGCTGCATACCGAAGTGCCAGAGCTTAACAAAATGGGCATAGAAGTCCGTTATTTAGCGTTTCCTCGTGGTGGTAAACAATCCCCAGCCTATTCAATAATGGAAAATGTCTGGTGTGCTAAGGATCCTAAGGATGCCATGACCAAAGCGAAAAAAGGCCAAAAAGTAGCAGGTAAAAAGTGCGATAACCCTGTCGAAGAGCAATATAAGCTGGGCTTACAGGTTGGTGTAAGCGGTACACCTGCCTTAGTTTTGGCTGATGGACGTTTGATTCCAGGTTATCAGCCAGCTGAAAACTTAGCTAAGTTGTTAGGCGTTAAAAATAAGTGA